Genomic DNA from Gimesia aquarii:
ACATCGAACGGGCAGAACAGATCCTTGTTGAAGCAATCAAAAAAAATCCTCCATATCGGGAAGGTCTGGGAAAATTACATACATTACTGGCCAAAGTCTATCTCGCAGAAAACCGTAAAGCCGATGCAGTTCAGGAATTACAGTCGGCTGTTAAGTCAGGTAATACTGATGCACAGGCCCTATTGCAAATGCTGGAACGAGAAGAAAAAGTAGAAAATTTGATAAAAATTCTGGAAAACAAGCATGATGAAAAAACAACACAATCTTTGGAACGTCTTCTGTCAGAAACAATTGTTTTAGCTCAGTCTTATGAACAGAACGGCATTCCAGGAAAAGCGCTGCATTTAATGGAACGGGCGAATACATTAATTCCCAACAATCCACAGTTGTTGAAGTTATTACTCAAGTATCAGCAGTTTTATGCTCTGATACCTAAAGCTGAAGAAACATTATTACAGCTCCAGAAGCTGACTCCCCACGATCCAACTTTGGCGAAAGAAGCCAAAAAGATGGAATCACGAAAACAGATTCCTCGTTTCTAAAAAACAACCATCAACGGTCGTATATGCATCATTCCCGTTAATATCCGACATGCTCTCAAAAAGAGGGTAAAATTATTCATACGAGAATTTGTTGCGGGCCAGTAACGGGGGGACTTCTGATGGAACTCTGGATCGATGGCTGGATTCATTACTTTCTTGGCGTCTGGGATAATGCAACCTTCACTGATTATCTCATCTTGATTGTCTGTGTCGCCATTATCGGTGGTTTTTTCAACTTCCGCCAAAACAGCACCAAGTAATCAACGGCTGAGAGTTACACAACGCGCCACTCTTCGCCAGCATAAGCAACAATGTCGCCCGGCGATAATTGTTTGCGGCGTTTCGTTTCCACAGCCCCGTTGAGTGTGACTTCTCCCGCTTGGATTACAACCTTGGCATGCCCCCCCGTTCCCACTGCGCCCTGCTGTTTCAAAAACTGGTCTAAACGGATCGGTGGACGTTCTTCAGATGTCATTCAGATTTTTCTCACTCAGAATTACTGCTTTTTAGTTTTCTTCTTTTTGTTTTTGGATTTTCGAGGTCGCTTCAACTTTTCGAGCTCTTCAAGTGTAGGAGCTCGAAATGCGGGATCTTGTGGTGAAGCAGATGCAAGCGGGCTCATATCCCCCACTTTTTTCTGCCAGGCTTTCATTTCTGCCAAAAGTCGAGCTGCATGAGGTTGGCAGGCTGTTTGATCGAATAAGTTTCTGGTTTCCTCTGGATCATTCTCCAGGTCAAATAGTTGCGACTGATTAATCTGCGGGTAAGTAATCAACTTCCACTTTTTATCGCGGACAGATCGTTGACCCTCTTTGTAAGAGGTAAATAGGGTATCCCGGACCTTTGACTGCTTACCTGAGATAACAGGCCAGATACTTTCTGCATCCAGTCCTGCAGGAATTTTTGTCCCCACCATTTCACAGACCGTTGGATAAATATCGTAGAGATAAACCAATGCATCACTTCTACCTTGGGGAATTCCCGGACCACTAAAAATTAACGGTGATTTCATACTGTGTTCGTAGAGGCTTTGTTTTCCCATCAACCCATGACTGCCTATCGCCAGTCCATGATCAGAAGAGAAAATGATCACCGTATTATCATACTCTCCACTCTCTTTGAGAGTCTTTAATAAGCGACCAATGTGGGCATCAAGTCCGGTAATGTCAGCATAGTAGTCATGCAGATGTTTTCGAACTTCTGCCTTGCTTCTGGGAAAACCAGCCAGTAATTCATCACGAACTAACTGCTCCCCGTTATTGAACGGATGCAAAGGGAGATAATTTTTGGGGAGTTTGATTTTATCGCGACTGTAGAGATCCATATATTCCTGATCAGCCACACGTGGATCATGAGGACAAGAAAATGCGAGATACATGAAAAAGGGTTTGTCGCGATTCGATTTTAAAAACTGAACAGCATTGTCCACGATTTCTTTTCCAGGCTGCCCGAGCATACGTGCTTGCTGGTCGTTCAAATATTGGGACTTGTCGAATTTTTTATGGATTTCTAAGGCTGTATTACCTTTCTTCCCATGATGGTAGGTGAAGTAACCTGCCTCCTTCATGGACTCTGGAAAATTGGGTTTCTTTGCAGAAGCATAACGCCCAGTCCAGCGGAAATAGGTGCGCCCACTGAGCAGCATATTTCGACTACAGACACAAACCGCTCCTGAATTGCTACCCAGGCAATACGCGTTATTGAATACAAACCCACTACGTGCAAGTTGATCCAGGTTGGGTGTCTGAATGAGATCATTCCCTAACGCATGGATTGTGTCCGCGCGCTGATCGTCCGTGAATAAAAACAGAATATTCGGTTTTTGTTTCTGTTCGGAAGCCGCGTCGACTACTCCACAACCTGAATACATAAAGCAGACTGAAAAAAACAAAGCAAAAAAAACTCTGAGTCGAAAACTCATGCATGCCTCCAAGATTGAGCGCCAGTTTGGTATCCTGATAGTCGATTTACCATGATGTACCACAAAATTTAAATATATCGCAAGGAACAACCAAATGCCAGAAGCAACCTATGATCCTGTCAGCATGATCAAACCCCGTCGTAAGATAACAGGAATTTCAGCTGTTTTGCTCCCCTATCTGGAATCCGGAGAAATTGATCGAGACTCGTTAAGCGCTCATGTTGCCCGCACGTCAGACTTGGGGATCACGCCTGCGGTAAACATGGATACTGGTTACGTGCATCTCATAGATGAACCCACTTTTATTGAAGTACTGAAACTCACACAACACACGCTGAGTGGCGGACCTTTTGTTGCAGGTGCCTTTGTCAGCGATCAACCAGGTGCTGCTTTTGACGCCACCGGCTATCAAAGAAAAATTGATCTCATTCAGGAACATGGTGGAACACCGGTCATTTTTCAGTCATTCGGTTTAGTCGATCAGGCACCAGCTCAGATCATCGAATCTTATCGGACGATTGCTGCCAACACTGATCGCTTTATTGGTTTTGAACTCACTAAGGACCTCGCTCCTTTTGGATCAGTCTATGATTTGGAAACCTATGCGGCCTTGATGGACATTCCGCAGTGTATCGGAGCCAAACAATCGTCCTTCCACCGCGAACCGGAATGGGAACGCCTGCAGCTCCGAGATCAGAAACGTCCTGATTTCAAAGTCTTTACAGGTAATGATTTTGGGATCGATATGATTCAGTACGGCAGTGACTACTTACTGGGGCTCAGTACTTTTGCTCCCGATCTGTTTGCAAAACGAGACGCGTACTGGGCTGCAGGAGACCCTGCGTTTTATGAACTGAACGATCAATTACAATATCTCGGCTATTTCACCTTCCGCGGCCCCTCTCCGGCTTATAAACATTCAGCTGCTCAGTTTCTACATCTGCGTGGCTGGATCAAGACCAATCAAACACATCCCGAAAGCCCCACCAGACCCGATAGCGATATTGAGGTCCTGCGAGAATTGGGACAGCGACTCAATGTCATCGATTAATCAAAAACTCCCCATTACCGATTCAGTAATGGGGAGTTGATTAATTTTCAGAGAATCAAGCCAAAAAGAGCTTCTG
This window encodes:
- a CDS encoding dihydrodipicolinate synthase family protein yields the protein MPEATYDPVSMIKPRRKITGISAVLLPYLESGEIDRDSLSAHVARTSDLGITPAVNMDTGYVHLIDEPTFIEVLKLTQHTLSGGPFVAGAFVSDQPGAAFDATGYQRKIDLIQEHGGTPVIFQSFGLVDQAPAQIIESYRTIAANTDRFIGFELTKDLAPFGSVYDLETYAALMDIPQCIGAKQSSFHREPEWERLQLRDQKRPDFKVFTGNDFGIDMIQYGSDYLLGLSTFAPDLFAKRDAYWAAGDPAFYELNDQLQYLGYFTFRGPSPAYKHSAAQFLHLRGWIKTNQTHPESPTRPDSDIEVLRELGQRLNVID
- a CDS encoding sulfatase-like hydrolase/transferase, which produces MSFRLRVFFALFFSVCFMYSGCGVVDAASEQKQKPNILFLFTDDQRADTIHALGNDLIQTPNLDQLARSGFVFNNAYCLGSNSGAVCVCSRNMLLSGRTYFRWTGRYASAKKPNFPESMKEAGYFTYHHGKKGNTALEIHKKFDKSQYLNDQQARMLGQPGKEIVDNAVQFLKSNRDKPFFMYLAFSCPHDPRVADQEYMDLYSRDKIKLPKNYLPLHPFNNGEQLVRDELLAGFPRSKAEVRKHLHDYYADITGLDAHIGRLLKTLKESGEYDNTVIIFSSDHGLAIGSHGLMGKQSLYEHSMKSPLIFSGPGIPQGRSDALVYLYDIYPTVCEMVGTKIPAGLDAESIWPVISGKQSKVRDTLFTSYKEGQRSVRDKKWKLITYPQINQSQLFDLENDPEETRNLFDQTACQPHAARLLAEMKAWQKKVGDMSPLASASPQDPAFRAPTLEELEKLKRPRKSKNKKKKTKKQ
- a CDS encoding RNA-binding S4 domain-containing protein — encoded protein: MTSEERPPIRLDQFLKQQGAVGTGGHAKVVIQAGEVTLNGAVETKRRKQLSPGDIVAYAGEEWRVV